The DNA segment atattgtcgATGTTACAGGTTTTCAACTCCTTAGATGAACTAAAGAAACGGATACAAGAAATAGCAAATGCGGATGGTTTCGTTATTGTCACCCGTCGATCAAAGGAAATCGGGGGAAGAACCGGGAGGGTATGGCTTGAATGTGATCGTGGTGGTGAGCACCAGAGTACAGCAACACTTAGAAAAGCTGGAAGCAAAAAAACCGGTTGCCCGTTTTACCTGCTAGCTGTTCGAAACCACCCGTATGAAACCTGGGAGATAAAAGACGGAACAATTGAACATAACCACGAACTTTGTGAGGACCTGTCGGCCCACGCGTTTGTGCGAAGGTTTACTCCAAGCGAAATGAAACTGATCGAGCAGCTgacagctcaaaacatggagccgcgcaaaatatttcaaacgataaggaagcaggaccccgacaggtttcatgttcagaaagacgttcaaaacgttgtagcgaagattagagccgaacaaagacaaggattgactcccatgcagtcactagaaaatgtgctgatgaacaacgactttatttacgagacacgggaagaacccggaacagagatcgtaacagagatcttctttcttcatcaggaCTCGAGAGtcatgtggcgtgcattcccccaCGTCATGATGATCGATGCAACGTACAAGACAAACATATACAATATGCCCTTTATCCAGATTGTTGGTATGACGCCTACCAACAAATCGTTTATTATCGCGCATGCCGTTGTTAGTAAAGAACGGGGTGATAACTTTGTGTGGGTGCTTGAGAGGGTTAAGGCAATGTTGGATGAATGTATGGAgccacgtgtgattttaacggatAGAGACCTAGCCCTTATGGGCGCGTGTGCTAAAGTATTTCCAGACGCCTCCAGGCTTCTTTGCAGGTGGCACATACAACAGAATGTTATGAAGCACTGCAAGGGTGCCTTCACAGACGACGACTGGAAGAAATTTATGTCATTCTGGGGGACATTGATTGAGTCTCCATCCATACCCATCTACGACTACCACTTGCGCAACATGCGAAAGCGACTTGTGGAGTGCAAACGTTCTAGTAAGTTTTTCTAATAACATACGACTCACCTatgcaaattttattaaattatttttactttttaggagtcttcaaatacgtgtacgataactggctaaaagactataaggagatgtttgtctttgcgtggactgataagaggcgcaactttggtaatcgtactacaaacagagttgagagccaacatgccaacttaaagagatacgtcgaagataggagctcgctggaccgtatagttggttgtgtccgggatatagttgagacacagttcggtgaaataaggaagacttttcgagaaagcattgaaaaaacaatgaaacaccacaaacacccgatgtttcaacacctacttggaaaagtatcccacaaagcccttgacttgttgcatggagaggcaattaggaggctagatgtcttggagcgctttaattcatcatgtggttgccaaATGTGGCACAGCTGTGGGTTGCCCTGTGCTTGTAGGATAGAAAAGTACATG comes from the Helianthus annuus cultivar XRQ/B chromosome 4, HanXRQr2.0-SUNRISE, whole genome shotgun sequence genome and includes:
- the LOC118491628 gene encoding protein FAR1-RELATED SEQUENCE 2-like — translated: MWRAFPHVMMIDATYKTNIYNMPFIQIVGMTPTNKSFIIAHAVVSKERGDNFVWVLERVKAMLDECMEPRVILTDRDLALMGACAKVFPDASRLLCRWHIQQNVMKHCKGAFTDDDWKKFMSFWGTLIESPSIPIYDYHLRNMRKRLVECKRSIFIMEDDLIPGDDIHIEPVQQGPRRRQRPPVDTLQGHPYLEFPDGTDAARHCQKLRRMHVGSHASIDWDAMEEIAETPRVRRFIPIDSP